In the Flavisolibacter tropicus genome, one interval contains:
- a CDS encoding DUF2339 domain-containing protein: protein MDDKHSIETIKAELADLQHQVVEQYHKIQELQRQLQRLDPSYKIPTIQNQTRNRTPRLVWENFIGLRLIHLVGIVVLVIGLSIGVKYAIDQELISPLTRIALAYGAGILLFILSLKLKKDYLLFSAILFSGAMASVYFTTYAAAVYYQMLPNTAAFLIMAAFTAFTVIQASSYNRQEIALLGMVGAYGIPFLISRNADRADLFFLYILIIDIGVLYLSYKKLWKTVGRIALTLTWMLFIGWSMMRFNSSQTWIGVVFGTVFFALFTVSILLRRIQSEEPLTREESYRQLVNNIALYLGAIFVLASTMEDQPLAVVTGCFGLFLGVQAWIYHLQFKNEELLNHAHLVASFVLIILFVAMEWDGVSVTFIWLLMAVLLFVWGAWQKMVVLRLGGIGLMGLTLLKLIALDSSRFSTVQKVIAYLTLGALLLIISFFYQKFKQKLFVDNDGAQ from the coding sequence ATGGACGACAAGCACTCTATTGAAACGATCAAAGCAGAACTGGCTGATTTGCAACATCAGGTTGTAGAGCAATATCATAAAATACAAGAACTGCAACGTCAATTACAACGGTTAGATCCCTCCTATAAAATACCAACCATACAAAACCAAACACGCAATAGGACGCCTAGGTTAGTATGGGAAAACTTCATTGGCCTACGGTTGATCCATCTTGTGGGTATTGTTGTATTAGTGATCGGACTATCTATTGGTGTTAAATACGCTATTGATCAAGAGTTGATTTCTCCTCTCACACGCATAGCCTTAGCGTATGGGGCTGGTATACTGCTATTTATATTATCTCTAAAGCTAAAAAAGGACTACCTGCTATTCAGTGCTATCCTTTTTAGTGGCGCCATGGCTTCGGTTTATTTTACAACCTATGCAGCCGCAGTCTACTACCAGATGTTACCAAACACAGCTGCTTTTTTAATAATGGCTGCCTTTACAGCGTTTACGGTTATACAAGCTAGTTCTTATAACCGCCAGGAAATTGCCTTGTTGGGTATGGTTGGTGCATATGGTATCCCTTTTTTGATTAGCCGCAACGCCGACAGGGCAGACCTGTTCTTTCTATATATCCTTATTATAGATATAGGTGTACTTTACCTGAGTTACAAAAAGTTGTGGAAAACGGTGGGCCGCATAGCACTTACACTAACTTGGATGTTGTTTATTGGGTGGAGCATGATGCGCTTTAATTCTTCACAAACATGGATAGGCGTAGTTTTCGGCACTGTGTTTTTTGCATTGTTCACCGTTAGTATTTTACTCCGACGTATACAAAGCGAGGAACCACTTACGCGCGAAGAGTCTTACCGGCAGTTAGTAAATAACATTGCACTTTACCTGGGAGCTATTTTTGTACTGGCTAGCACTATGGAGGATCAGCCACTGGCAGTTGTTACAGGTTGCTTTGGTTTGTTTCTAGGTGTGCAAGCCTGGATTTATCATTTGCAATTCAAAAACGAGGAGCTTTTAAATCATGCTCATCTTGTTGCTTCCTTTGTTCTGATCATATTATTTGTAGCCATGGAGTGGGATGGGGTATCGGTCACATTTATCTGGTTGTTAATGGCTGTATTATTATTTGTATGGGGGGCTTGGCAGAAAATGGTAGTGCTGCGTTTAGGAGGTATTGGGTTGATGGGATTAACACTTCTAAAGTTGATTGCTTTAGATAGTTCCCGCTTTTCAACAGTTCAAAAAGTAATAGCCTATTTAACATTAGGCGCTTTGCTGTTGATCATTTCTTTCTTCTATCAAAAGTTCAAGCAAAAGCTGTTTGTGGATAATGATGGGGCTCAGTAA
- a CDS encoding DUF4105 domain-containing protein, with protein MRRIFTLLISVLISFTGFSQTDSCHLRISLLTCSPGDELYSTFGHSAMRVQDIYTGADLIYNYGTFEFGPDFYTKFIQGKLLYFLSIQDYSDFVASYAWEKRGIQEQVLQLSCAESQQLAEALQVNSLEANRYYRYDFLFDNCTTRLRDIVAKNSGQPVIYDTVIPQKAPTFRNLIHSYLNAGEQYWSKLGIDILLGRDLDKPVTNQQAMFLPDYLMKGFDSATSSGRLLAAPRQILLPRPVLAKQNSPFTPMVVFSSLLAIIIVLSFIPKEGVQKLLSVFDFLFFFSLGLTGLLLLFMWFGTNHTVCQDNYNLMWALPTHTIAAFFLWKKAKWVQYYLLATIIVQSLLLLGWIFLPQQLNISLIPIVLLILLRSWLLIQKPFDKTQIA; from the coding sequence TTGAGACGCATATTTACCCTGCTTATTTCTGTACTTATTAGCTTCACTGGATTTTCTCAAACTGACTCATGCCATTTACGCATTAGCCTGCTTACCTGTAGTCCAGGTGATGAGCTCTACTCTACTTTTGGCCACAGTGCCATGAGAGTACAGGATATATATACAGGTGCTGATCTCATTTATAATTATGGCACCTTTGAATTTGGTCCTGACTTTTATACAAAATTCATACAGGGTAAACTGTTATATTTCTTATCTATTCAGGACTATTCGGATTTCGTAGCCTCCTATGCCTGGGAGAAGAGAGGCATACAAGAACAGGTGTTACAACTCTCCTGCGCTGAAAGTCAACAGTTAGCAGAAGCTTTACAAGTAAACTCTTTGGAGGCTAACCGTTACTACCGGTACGACTTCTTATTTGATAACTGTACCACTCGCTTACGGGATATTGTGGCTAAAAACAGCGGTCAGCCCGTTATCTATGATACAGTCATTCCTCAAAAAGCTCCCACTTTCCGCAATCTTATACATAGTTATTTAAATGCCGGGGAACAATACTGGAGCAAACTAGGAATTGATATCTTATTAGGTAGAGACTTGGACAAGCCCGTTACTAACCAGCAGGCCATGTTCCTACCAGATTATTTGATGAAAGGGTTTGACAGTGCTACTTCCAGTGGGCGACTATTAGCTGCACCAAGACAGATTCTCCTACCCCGGCCTGTTTTAGCAAAACAAAATTCGCCCTTTACACCAATGGTTGTTTTTAGCAGCCTGTTAGCAATAATCATTGTTTTATCCTTTATTCCAAAGGAAGGTGTACAAAAGCTATTGTCTGTATTTGACTTTTTGTTTTTCTTTAGCCTTGGATTAACGGGCCTACTGTTATTGTTTATGTGGTTTGGCACCAATCATACGGTTTGCCAGGATAATTATAACTTGATGTGGGCTTTACCAACGCATACTATTGCCGCATTCTTTTTATGGAAAAAGGCAAAATGGGTACAGTATTATTTGTTGGCTACAATCATCGTACAGTCACTTTTACTTTTAGGCTGGATATTCTTACCCCAACAACTAAATATTTCACTCATACCTATCGTTTTATTGATTTTGTTACGCTCCTGGCTGCTTATTCAAAAACCATTTGACAAAACTCAAATAGCATAA
- a CDS encoding alpha/beta fold hydrolase, producing MIYQQKRLHYEVIGKGPAVLLVHGFGEDSSVWRNQRDALPGFQLILPDLPGSGSSEMIDDMSMEGLADSLLAILDQEQIDQCILIGHSMGGYVSLAFAEKYADRLNGLGLFHSTAFADSEAKIETRRKGIQFIQEYGAFAFLKTSTPNLFSPMTKANQNHLVEEQVQRSASFTDAALISYYESMIKRPDRTALLKLMTLPVLFIMGKHDTAVPLQDSLQQCHLPALSYVHILKESGHMGMLEQVTESNKYLLDYILDTSKIS from the coding sequence ATGATCTATCAGCAAAAGCGACTGCATTATGAGGTAATCGGCAAGGGACCGGCGGTACTACTAGTGCATGGATTTGGAGAAGACAGTTCGGTGTGGCGAAATCAGAGAGATGCATTACCTGGGTTTCAACTGATTTTACCCGATCTGCCAGGAAGTGGTTCTTCTGAAATGATAGATGATATGAGTATGGAGGGCTTAGCAGACAGCCTGCTGGCCATATTAGATCAGGAACAAATAGACCAGTGTATACTGATTGGGCATAGTATGGGTGGTTATGTGTCCTTGGCCTTTGCTGAAAAATATGCTGATCGGTTAAACGGACTGGGATTGTTTCATTCTACAGCATTTGCAGATTCAGAGGCCAAGATTGAAACAAGGAGAAAAGGGATTCAATTTATTCAGGAGTATGGAGCCTTTGCTTTTTTAAAAACCAGCACTCCTAACCTGTTTAGTCCTATGACAAAAGCGAACCAGAATCACTTGGTGGAAGAGCAGGTACAACGATCCGCTTCATTTACAGATGCAGCACTCATCAGTTATTATGAGTCTATGATCAAGCGTCCGGACCGAACTGCCCTATTGAAATTAATGACATTGCCTGTATTGTTTATTATGGGAAAGCATGATACAGCTGTACCGTTACAAGACAGCTTACAACAATGTCATTTGCCAGCCTTATCCTATGTGCACATTCTGAAAGAATCTGGACATATGGGCATGCTTGAGCAGGTTACAGAAAGTAACAAGTATTTACTTGACTATATATTGGATACATCCAAAATAAGCTAA